In one Sphingobium indicum B90A genomic region, the following are encoded:
- a CDS encoding AI-2E family transporter, with the protein MDNKEPSAARIEDGVFLGFVLIVSVAFALVIEPFFAAILWGVIAAILFAPVNQGLVGMMPRHRNSAAALTLLLIVALVIVPAIILAMALVQEATLFYAKVQTGEINFARMFAQFQASLPRWAAAFLERLGITNFAAVREMLSEGITSSFRTVATQALQIGQSAFSFLMALGVMLYLTFFLLRDGPKLAAMVDRAAPMRTAYRQALMQQFVIVTRATIKGSIVVAIVQGVIGGVVFWALGLPGALLWGVLMGAFSLIPAVGTGLVWVPVAIYLFVTGAVVEGLILAFCGMFVIGMVDNILRPILVGRDTRIPDYVVLITTLGGIDLFGFNGIVIGPVIAALFIATWNIVTKMRTGADGLEGPLTEEPSGG; encoded by the coding sequence ATGGACAATAAAGAGCCGTCAGCAGCGCGGATAGAGGATGGAGTCTTCCTGGGCTTCGTCCTCATCGTCTCGGTCGCCTTCGCCCTGGTGATCGAACCCTTTTTCGCGGCCATATTGTGGGGCGTGATCGCCGCCATCCTGTTCGCCCCCGTCAACCAGGGATTGGTCGGCATGATGCCCCGGCACCGGAACAGCGCGGCGGCGCTGACGCTGCTGTTGATCGTCGCGCTGGTGATCGTGCCGGCCATCATCCTGGCCATGGCGCTGGTGCAGGAAGCGACCCTCTTCTACGCCAAGGTGCAAACCGGCGAGATCAACTTCGCCCGCATGTTCGCGCAGTTCCAGGCGAGCCTGCCCAGATGGGCCGCGGCCTTTCTGGAGCGGCTGGGCATCACCAATTTCGCCGCGGTGCGCGAGATGCTGAGCGAGGGCATAACGTCCAGTTTCCGCACGGTGGCGACGCAGGCGCTGCAGATCGGGCAGAGCGCCTTCAGCTTCCTGATGGCGCTGGGCGTGATGCTGTACCTGACCTTCTTCCTGTTGCGCGACGGGCCGAAGCTGGCGGCGATGGTGGACCGGGCGGCGCCGATGCGCACCGCCTATCGCCAGGCGTTGATGCAGCAGTTCGTCATCGTCACCCGCGCCACGATCAAGGGCAGCATCGTCGTCGCCATCGTGCAGGGGGTGATCGGCGGCGTGGTGTTCTGGGCGCTGGGGCTGCCGGGGGCGCTGCTGTGGGGCGTGCTGATGGGGGCCTTCTCGCTGATCCCGGCGGTCGGGACGGGGCTGGTCTGGGTGCCGGTCGCCATCTACCTGTTCGTGACCGGGGCGGTGGTGGAGGGATTGATCCTCGCCTTTTGCGGCATGTTCGTGATCGGGATGGTGGACAATATCCTGCGTCCGATACTGGTCGGGCGGGATACGCGGATTCCCGACTATGTGGTGCTGATCACGACGCTGGGCGGGATCGACCTGTTCGGGTTCAACGGCATCGTCATCGGGCCGGTGATCGCGGCGCTGTTCATCGCGACGTGGAATATCGTGACGAAGATGCGGACGGGGGCGGATGGGTTGGAGGGGCCTTTGACGGAGGAACCTTCGGGCGGGTGA